The Henckelia pumila isolate YLH828 chromosome 2, ASM3356847v2, whole genome shotgun sequence genome includes a window with the following:
- the LOC140880145 gene encoding U11/U12 small nuclear ribonucleoprotein 31 kDa protein — translation MSAKGHHSDDDDETFYYRYSSTATAPQPSSTGTKPSRGASGSGGLAPSKSTVYVSNVDYNLTNSDLFTIFSTFGKVAKVTVLKDRATRQSRGVAFILFVIRDDALKAAKGMDKKILNGRTLHASIAADNGRATEFIRKKVYKDKSRCYECGEEGHLSYECPKNFLGPRERPLVKKARRGGGEESRGKNHEHTFRKTVAEEEEEEEDGGLFEMENWASAVDDGGAEERLLMGGEKREVTREKNEKKKGYFSDESDDED, via the coding sequence ATGTCCGCAAAGGGACATCAcagcgacgacgacgacgaaaCCTTCTATTACCGATATTCCTCCACGGCCACAGCACCACAACCATCCTCCACTGGGACCAAACCCTCACGTGGTGCCTCCGGCAGTGGTGGGCTTGCTCCATCTAAATCCACAGTTTATGTCAGCAACGTTGACTACAACCTCACAAATTCCGATCTTTTTACAATTTTCTCCACTTTTGGTAAAGTGGCCAAAGTCACGGTCCTCAAGGACCGTGCCACACGCCAGAGCCGAGGTGTGGCATTCATCCTGTTTGTGATTCGTGACGATGCCTTAAAAGCAGCGAAAGGTATGGATAAAAAGATACTGAACGGGAGAACTTTGCACGCCTCCATTGCAGCAGATAATGGGCGTGCCACGGAGTTTATTAGAAAGAAAGTATACAAGGATAAGAGCAGGTGTTATGAGTGTGGAGAAGAGGGGCATTTGTCATATGAGTGCCCGAAGAATTTCTTGGGGCCGAGGGAACGCCCTTTGGTGAAGAAAGCGCGAAGGGGTGGCGGAGAAGAAAGTAGAGGCAAAAACCATGAGCATACGTTCAGGAAAACAGTAGCAGAAGAGGAGGAAGAAGAGGAGGATGGTGGGTTATTCGAAATGGAGAATTGGGCGTCGGCTGTTGATGACGGAGGCGCGGAGGAGAGATTATTGATGGGTGGAGAGAAGAGAGAGGTGACAAGGGAGAAAAATGAGAAGAAGAAAGGGTATTTTAGTGATGAGAGTGATGATGAGGATTGA
- the LOC140883879 gene encoding uncharacterized protein isoform X1 has protein sequence MEIDTKISHFNEERPKGNCTRANEPNTPVDNGANTSAFVNQGAIKWDEGRKKWVGDQSQKPVKAPKDPILSWTLTYEDLLSTNDPFSEPIPLPEMVDFLVDIWQDEGLFDL, from the exons ATGGAAATCGACACAAAAATTTCACACTTCAATGAAGAGAGGCCTAAGGGAAACTGTACTCGTGCGAATGAGCCAAATACGCCAGTCGACAATGGTGCAAACACTTCTGCATTCGTCAATCAAG GCGCGATTAAGTGGGACGAAGGCAGAAAAAAGTGGGTTGGAGACCAATCCCAGAAACCTGTAAAGGCACCAAAAGATCCAATTTTAAG CTGGACCCTGACCTATGAGGATCTACTCTCGACCAACGACCCTTTCTCCGAGCCAATCCCTTTACCT GAGATGGTAGATTTTCTGGTCGATATTTGGCAAGATGAGGGCCTTTTTGATTTATAA
- the LOC140883879 gene encoding uncharacterized protein isoform X2, with translation MEIDTKISHFNEERPKGNCTRANEPNTPVDNGANTSAFVNQGAIKWDEGRKKWVGDQSQKPVKAPKDPILSWTLTYEDLLSTNDPFSEPIPLPMVHAV, from the exons ATGGAAATCGACACAAAAATTTCACACTTCAATGAAGAGAGGCCTAAGGGAAACTGTACTCGTGCGAATGAGCCAAATACGCCAGTCGACAATGGTGCAAACACTTCTGCATTCGTCAATCAAG GCGCGATTAAGTGGGACGAAGGCAGAAAAAAGTGGGTTGGAGACCAATCCCAGAAACCTGTAAAGGCACCAAAAGATCCAATTTTAAG CTGGACCCTGACCTATGAGGATCTACTCTCGACCAACGACCCTTTCTCCGAGCCAATCCCTTTACCT ATGGTGCATGCAGTATAG